One stretch of Ptiloglossa arizonensis isolate GNS036 chromosome 7, iyPtiAriz1_principal, whole genome shotgun sequence DNA includes these proteins:
- the LOC143149402 gene encoding uncharacterized protein LOC143149402 has protein sequence MYGYIKAGSKYLSNRRPGPNCRDFGEHDRSNEFLSITFPGSSYRRLWIHGNAPRRGRTRGRRIHDCLSHDGSVAKERGEGRGRNKCTEEMKVEVDVVKCNN, from the exons ATGTATGGGTATATAAAAGCTGGCTCGAAATATCTTTCGAATCGCCGCCCCGGCCCGAACTGTCGAGACTTCGGCGAACACGAtcgctcgaacgaatttctgtcgATAACGTTCCCCGGCAGCTCGTACCGGCGACTTTGGATTCATGGAAACGCGCCACGCCGAGGACGAACCCGAGGGAGGAGGATACACGATTGTTTATCACACGATGGGAGTGTTGCGAAAGAAAGAGGGGAAGGA AGAGGAAGGAATAAGTGTACAGAAGAAATGAAGGTGGAAGTTGATGTAGTCAAATGTAATAATTAA